The following is a genomic window from Cupriavidus basilensis.
TGGAACACCGCCATAGCCAGGCTACTCGCAATTGGCTTGTGCGATCGCTCTTCTACCCGTATCCGCTGACCGGACCACGGCAGCTGCCGGAACGCTACGCGGGCGCGCTCTGCCAGCACAAGGTGTGGCGACTCGAGCGGGCGGATCGCGTGCCATCCACCGTCGTGGGTTGCACGCATCTGACCCGGCACGTTGAGCTCACAATCACCTTCGATGACCTCTGCAATCACGGGGAACGGGAAACGCAGCCCGCGCAGATGGACACGCGCATACGCTGGCGATTGGAGAATGAGCGAAAGGGGAGCGACCTCTGGCTGCACTGCGGTCTTTGATGGTCGGGGGGCGATCAAGCCTCGTCCGTCAGCAGCGACAGGCCCAGGCCGGCGCGGCGCCACAGCCACGGGCTCGGGCGGTAGCGCATGTCGCCGGTCAGGGCTTCCATGTTGCGCAGCGTCTCCAGCACCAGTTGCGGGCCGACGGCGTCGCCCAGGGCCAGCGGGCCCTTCGGGTAGCCCAGGCCCAGGTTCACGGCCAGGTCGATGTCCGCGGGCGAGGCAATGCGCTGCTGCGCGATATCGCTGGCGATGTTGATGATGCAGCAGAGCACGCGCTGGGCCACGAAGCCGGCCGAGTCGCGGATCACCGTGACCGGCACGCCGTCGCTCGCGAACAGGCCGTGCGCGGCGTCGCGCGCGGCGGCGCCAGTGGCCGGCGTGGTCATCAGCGTGCGGCGCTTGGTGGCCTCGAACGGCAGGAGGGTGTCGATGGCCACCGTGCGCGAGGCGTCCAGGCCCTGCTGGAGCGCGGTGGTGGTCGCGTCCAGGCCCAGCGGCGTGACGACGATCAGTGCCTCGGCGGAAGGCTGGTCGCCACTTTCAGGCGTGATACCGAGCGCGCCGAGCAGCTTCGTCACCATGGCATGGCCGCGTTCGCTGGCGCGGCTGACCCACACGCTGGCCGGACGGGCCGACGGGACCGCGGCCGCGGCCGTGGCCGGGACCTGCTTCTGGCCATCCACGTAGCGGTAGAAGCCGGCGCCGGCCTTTCGGCCGACCAGCCCGCCAACCGAGCGGATCGCCGTGATCGGCGACGGGCGGTAGCGCGGCTCCTGGTAGAACTGGTTGTAGATCGATTCCATCACCGGGTGCGACACGTCCAGCCCGGTCAGGTCCATCAGCTCGAACGGCCCCATGCGGAAGCCGGCCTGCTCGCGCATGATGTTGTCGATGTCGGCGAACTCCGCCACGCCTTCCTGCGCGACCTTGATGCCTTCGATATTCATGCCGCGGCCGGCATGGTTGACGATAAAGCCCGGCATGTCCTTGCAGCGCACCGGCGTATGGCCCATGCGGCGCGACAGCGCCATCAGCGCATCGCCCACGGCCGGGTTGCCGGACAGGCCGTCGATGACCTCGACCACCTTCATCAGCGGCACCGGGTTGAAGAAGTGGTAGCCGACCACGCGGCCCGGTTCCTTTGCGCCCACGGCGATCGCGGTGATCGACAGCGACGAGGTGTTCGAGGCGATGACCACGTCAGGACGCAGCACGGCTTCCAGCTTCGCCACGAGATCTCGCTTCACTTCGAGCTTCTCGACGATGGCTTCCACCACCATGTCGCAGCCGGCCAGGTCTTCCAGCGCGCCGCACGGCTTCACGCGGCCCAGCGTGGCCTGGGCGTCAGCCGCCGAGATCTTGCCCTTTTCGGCCAGCTTGCCGAGCGTATCCTGCAGGTACTTGCGTGCCGCTTCCACCGCTTGCGGGTTGGCGTCGTACAGGTTGACGGTCAGGCCTGCCTGCGCGGCGATCTGGGCGATGCCGCGGCCCATGGCGCCGGTGCCGACGATGCCCAGTGTCTGGATAGCGGTGATCGAAGGAGAGGTTGTGTTCATGATGTCCGGATCGCAGGAGATGGTGGGCGACGCCGCAAAGCACTGCAGCCGTGAGGAGGAACCCACGGCTGCAGACGGGCATGGCATTCGCCCAGGGTTGTTCGGTAAGCCTCAGTTCAGCGTCAGCACGTACTTGCCGGACACCTGCCCGGAGGCGAGCTGCGCCAGCGCTTCACCGGCACGGGAAAGGGGCAGGGCACCGGCGATCTTCGGCCTGAGCGCACCTTGCTGATACAGCTTGAAGATCTCTTGCTGTACGGCCAGCACCTTTTCCGGCTGGCGATCGCGATAGTCGCTCCACTGCAGGCCACTGACGCCAATGTTCTTGAGCAGCAGATAGTTGGCCTTGATCTCGGGGATGCGGCCGGCCGCGAAGCCAATGACCACCGCGCGGCCGCACCATGCGATCGCACGCAGTGCGGCATCGAAGACATCGCCGCCCAGGGTGTCAAGCACCACATCGGCGCCATGGCCCGAGGTGGCATTGCGCACCTGCTCGCGCAGCGATTCGCGCAGGTCAGGGGCGGAAAGATCGATCACTGCGTCGGCTCCCAGTTCCCGTGCCGCCTGCGCGTGCTCGGCACCGCTGACGCCGGCCAGCGCGATGCCGCCGAGACCCTTGACGATCTGGATGGCCGCCGAGCCGACGCCGCCGGCAGCCCCGGTGACAAGCACAGTCTCGCCGGCACGGAATCCGCCACGTTCCACCAGGGCGAAGTAGGCGGTCTGATATGCCAGCCCCATCGCGGCAGCGTCTTCGAACGGCATGGCATCGGGGATGCGGAAGCATGAATCGGCAGGCACGCTGACGAGCTCGGCGAACGCGCCATATTCCAGTTGCGCCACCACGCGATCGCCAGGTTGGACATGGGTGACATTGGCACCGACGGCGCGTACCACGCCGGCGGCATCCTTGCCCGGTGCGAACGGGCGTTGCGGCAGGATCTGATACTTGCCCTGCACCACCAGCACGTCGGGATAGTTGACCGCGGCGGCTCGGACTTCGACGAGCACGTCGCCGTCGCCAACCTGCGGGTCGGGAAGGTCGCCGATGGTGACGGCGTCTGGTGCATTGAATTCCTGGATGACGATGGCTTTCATGTCGGCTGGACCTCAGCGATTCAGAAGTTGGTTGTGTGCTCCCAGGGCCGGGGACGCGGCGGAGCGATCCTGGCTGCGAAAGGCGGCATCGATGGGCACCGGCAATGCCGGCATGCTCCCGTTCGCCGCAGTGGTAGCGGTGCGGTCAAACAGGCCGCGTTCCCGGAAATGCGGATCGTGCCGGGCTTCTTCCAGACTGACCACACGGCTGGTGCAGACGTCTTGCCCGGCGAAGCGGTCTTCCCAATAGGCAACCGGGTGCCGGGAAATGGCCGCCGCAACGGCACCGATGGCCTGGTCCGGTGACATCCGCGCCAGCGCGTCCGCATCCAGCCCGACCAGTGCGACGAAGTTGTCCCAGAACTTGTCTTCCAGTGGCGCGGCCGCCAGGAAGGCACCATCGGCGGTACGGTAGATCTGGTAGCGCGGCGTGCCTCCCGTGACCAGCTCCGACGCCGGTGCGGGCCACGATCCCAGCGCGCCGTTGCCAAGCCCCCAGTACTGGAACGTAAAGAGGTTGTCGGCCATGGCCACATCCAGGTGAACGCCCCTGCCGGTCTGGTCGCGCTGACGCAAGGCGAGCAGGATATTGATCATGGCCGGATAGGTGCCGCCAGCAATGTCGGCAATGAGGGCAGGCGGCAGGACCGGCGCACCATCGTTGCCGGCAGTCAGCGACAGCGTGCCGGATGCCGCCACATAGTTCAGGTCATGCGCGGCTTCTGATGCGCGCGGGCCGTACTGTCCGAAGCCGGTGATCGAGCAGTAGACCAGCCGTGGGTTGATTTCCGAAAGCGCTGCATAGCCGAGGCCCAGACGATCCATGACGCCGGGACGGAACTGCTCGATCAGGACATCGGCATCGCGGATCAACGGCGTCAACTGGCTCAGCGTCTCAGGCGCCTTCAGGTCGATCGCGACAGATTGCTTGCCGCGGTTGAGCAGCACGAAATTCGCGCTGTCGTCATCGACCTTCGGCTCATACGCGCGCATTTCGTCGCCACGGCCGGGGCGCTCGAACTTGATGACTTCGGCTCCCGCCTCGGCCAGCAGCAGCGAGCACAGCGGTCCGGGCAGGAGGGTGCTGAAATCCAGCACCTTCACACCGGTCAGGGGTTGGCTCATGGCAATCATCGCTTTACCCGCTCTTCGCGTTCCTCGCGCTCCGCTGCGACGCGCGCGCGCCGCGCCGGGGCATAAGGCTCCTGCCCGAGAGCTTCATGCAAGGCTTGAGTGACACGGAAATGGTGCGCCAGGCCAGTCCGTTCCAGCAGCGAGATCGGACCCTCCGGGTAGCCGAGGCCCAGGCACAAGGTCTTGTCCAGGTCATCGGCGCTGGCCAGTTTCTCGTCCAGGCGGCGCAGCGCCGCATTGAAGTACGGGCGGATCAGCCGGTCGACGATGCGACCCGGAAAGTCATGACATACCGCGACAACCAGCCCCGCAGCCTGGAACACCACCTTGGCGGCTTCGATCGCGCCAGGGGTCGTGCCCGGTTGCCTGACGAGTTCCACCAGCGGGCTCGGGTCGGCGTCGCCGAGACGAAAGCGGGCGAATCCAACCACATTGGAGCCTTCGACGCCGCGGCTCTCGCCTGTGTGGATGCCCAGGCATTCGGTGCCCAGCTCGATGGCGACAAAGGTGCGCGCTTCGTGTCCTTTGCCTACGCTGTAGGCGCGACCGGCTTGCGAACCGAGGTAGACCAGCCCGTCGCCTTGCGCCGCTGCCTGTTCGAGGAAGGGATGGGATTCGGGAAAGGAACGGCTCTCGCCAGCTTGTATGATTTCGTAGCGCATATCAGGCTCCAAACATCTTGGTGTCGCCGTAGGTATGGAAGCCTTTGCCGGTCTTCTTGCCCAGGCGCCTGGCGGCGATCATGCGGCGCACCAGCGGCGGGCAGGCGGCGCGCGGCTCGTGGGTCAGGCCATGCATGGCTTCGCACAGCAGCTTCTGGGTGTCCATGCCGACCAGGTCCAGCAGCTCGAGCGGGCCCATCGGATAGCCCAGCGCAGTCTTGATGGCGGTGTCGATGTCGGCCGGCTCGGCGACGCCTTGTTCCACCAGCCGGATCGCATCGTTATTGAACGGGATCAGGAAGTAGTTGAGGATGAAGCCCGGCGTATCCTGTGTGGCCACCGGCTTCTGTCCCATTGCCTCGGCAAAGGCCCACGCTTTCTGGAAGGTCTCATCCGAAGTGGCCAGGCCTGGCGACATCTCGATCAGCTTCATCAGCTGCGCAGGCAGGCAGAAATGCATGCCGACGAAGCGGTCCGGCCGGCCGGAACCGCCGGCGATTTCGGTGATAGAGATCGTGGACGTATTGGATGCGAAGAGGGTAGCCGGCGGGCAGACCTCATTGAGCTGGCCGAACAACTGATGCTTGACTGCAAGATCCTCGAAGATGGCTTCAATGATGATGTCGCATTTGGCCAGGTCGCTCAGTGAGGTAGTGCCCTCCCAGCGGGACAACGCCTCAGCGGCGGCGCCGGCCGGCAGCTTGCCGCGCTCCTCGGATTTCTTCAGGAACGCTTCGGTCTGGCCGCGGGCGCGGTCCAGCGCATCCTGCCGGGCATCGAATACGATGGTCTTGAAGCCCGCGCGGGCCGCAACGATGGCGATGCCCGCGCCCATGGTGCCGGCGCCCGCGACGCCGACGGTTTGAATGGTTGTCACGTTCGTCTCCTATTTCTTCAGGAAGCTGCGCCCGATCAGCTGCCGGTGCACCTGGTTGGTTCCTTCCCAGATCTGGGTAATCTTGGCGTCGCGCATCAGCCGCTCGACCCGGTAGTCGTTGCAGTAGCCATAGCCGCCGAACAGTTGCACGGCATCGGTCGTGATGCGCATGGCCGCGTCGGTGGCGCGTTGCTTGAGCATCGAGGCTTCGATGCCGAAATCCTGGTCGCCGGCATCGACCATCTCGGCCACGCGCCAGAGCCACGATTCACACAAGGCCAGCTCCGTGGCCAGGTCTGCCAGCATGAACTGGATGCCCTGGAACTCGAGGATCCGCTTGCCGGACTGGCGCCGCTCGTTGATGTAGTCGACCGCATCCTCGAACGCCGCGCGCGCAATGCCCAGGGCATGCGCGGCAACGCTGGGGCGCGAGCGGTTCAGCGAGCCGAACAGGATCTGCAGGCCCTCGCCGGGAGCGCCGATAAGGTTGGCGCGTGGCACGCGGCAGCCGTCGAAGGCCAGGCTGGCCGTGCTGGACGCACGGGTGCCCATCTTGTGCTCGGTGCCGAGCACGCGCAGACCCTCCGTGCCCTTTTCCAGAATCAGCACGGAGATGGCGGCCTTCGGATCGCTGATCTCGGACCATTTGCCGAACACCAGATACAGGTCGGCCACGTCGCCGTTGGTAATGAAGGTCTTGCCGCCATTGATGACGATGTCGTCACCGTCGGGGGTAAAGGTGGTGCGCATGCCAGTGGCATCCGATCCCGCAGAGGGCTCGGTGATTGCCAGCGACGCCAGGCCGCCTTCGGCAATGCGCGGCAGCAGACGACTCTTCTGTTCTTCGCTCCCGTACTGGATCAGCGGCTTAATGGCGTGGAAGTTCGTGGCCCAGACAATACCGGTGGAGGCACAAGCCTTCGAAATCTCCCGCACGCAAGCGAGATAGCTCAGGAAGGACAGTTGCGCGCCGCCATAGTTGTCAGGGATGAACATGGCGTTCAGGCCCAGTTCATTGATGGCTTTCACGTTCTCCCAGGGAAACACCCCGGTGCGGTCGTACTCGGCCGCCCGTGGCGCGATCTGGGTGTTGCAAAGCTCCTTGACGCTGTCGAGGAGCATGCGTTCCTCGGACGATAGCGGCAGCCGCGCGTCCATCCGGTCCAGCATGTTCATGTCTTCCTCCGTTGGTGGGCTGTGAACCGCCCGGATCAGTCCACTGAATCACTGAAATTGGTCGGCGCCTGCCATGTCATGCGGGCGCATCGCGTCGTTGCAAATGCTCGCAATAGCCGTGCTATTGCTGCGCTTTGCGCCTGCGCTGCATCCCGCCTGACATGTCCTTCGCCTCCCATTTCAATGATTCAGTGGACTAGTGCTACAGCGCCATGCCCTGGCCGCCATCGACATAGAGCGTCTCGCCGGTCAGGAAGCGGCCGGGCAGCCGGAACAGCATGGCGGCAAGCCGTCCGATATCGTCGGACTGCCCGGGGCCTCCGACGGGAATGCGCTTCTTGAGGAATGCCTGGAGCGCACCTTCGTTCAACTCGTCGCGGTTCAGATCGGTCTCGATATAGCCAGGCGCGATATTGACGACCTGTATGCCATCGCGCGCCCATTCGACGGCCAGGCAGCGCGAGATCGCGCCGACGGCAGCCTTGGATGCGCAATAGGCGGCATTGCCGCGCACGCCGAGCTTGTCGTAGAACGAGCCAATGTTGACGATCAGCGCCGAGCCGGCCTCGCGCAGGTAGGGGTAGGCCACCTGGCTGGCGAGCAGGACCGACGAGGCGTTGGTTTGCATCACGCGCTCGAAGTCGGCGATCGGGAACGATGCGGACGGCCCCTGCAGGTGGATGCCCGCGTTGTTGACCAGGCCGACGATCGGCTTGCCGAACAGAGTGGGCACCTCGGCGAATGCCGCGTCGACAGAAGCGGCATCGGTGATATCGCAGTGTATTGCCGCCAGCCGCTTCTGTGCATCGGCATCGAGCGAGCCGGCGTCAGGAAGTTCGCCCGAACGCGAAAGGCAGGCAACGTGCAGGCCGGCGCGTGCCAGCTCCACGGAAATGGAGGCACCGATGCCGCGGCTCCCGCCGGTCACGATGACGGCGCCCTGGGTGAGATCAGGCATCCTTGAACTCCGGTGTGCGTTTCTCGATAAAGGCGCGCATGCCTTCGACGGAGTCATCCGTCTGGTAGGCCAGCGTGGACAGGTCGGCCTCGATCTCGAGTCCGGCGTCGAGCGTGGTCTCCATGCCGCGTACCACTGCCTCTCTTGCGAACTGAGAGGCGCAACGGCTATAGCCGATGAACTCGGACATGAAAGCCTTGCCAAGTTCGGCCGGGTCGCCGGCGGCCACCACACGGTTCACCAATCCGATGCGCTCGGCTTCGATCGCGTCGACTGTTCGTCCGGACATCACCATCTCCAGCGCACGGCCTTCGCCAACGAGGCGTGGCAAACGTTGCGTGCCACCGTAGCCAGGGATCAGACCGAGCTTGATCTCCGGCAGACCCATTCGGCCATGTACCGTCGCGATACGGAAGGTACAGGCCATGGCCAGCTCCAGCCCGCCGCCAAAGGCATAGCCATGCAATACGGCGACCGACGGAATCGGCAGGCTGGCCAGCTTGTCGAAGATACGTTGACCCAGCTGTGCGCCCTGGCGTTGTGCCATCAGGCTGCGGTCCATCAGTTCCTTGATGTCGGCGCCGGCGCAGAACGCCTTCGGCCCGGCCCCAGTCACAATGAGCGCGCGAGCGCCGGAGGCTGCCACCTGATCGAGCGTGTACGACAGTGCTTCGATCATCGTGAACTGCAAGGCGTTGCGGGCTTCGGGCCGGTTGAGCGTGAGGATCGCGTACGGGCCGTCAAACTTGATATCGATGGACATGGTCATGCTCCTGCTGTAGCGCTGGCCTTGTAGCGCACCGCCTGCGGCTTGAGTTCGCCACGCATGGTCATCTCGACCAGATCGCGTTTCAGGATCTTGCCGCTGGGTGTCAGCGGGAACTGGTCCAGGCCCAGGAAGTACTCCGGCATGTCGTACTTCGACAGGCCGCAGCTCGCCAGGTGGGCGAGCATGTCAGCCGGTTCCAGCGTTTGACCCGCGCGGAGCACAACCGACAGGCAGACCTTCTCGCCGAGTCGTTCGTCCTGCACGGGATAGGCCGCTGCGCGCTCCACCAGGGGATGCCGCATGGCCAGTTCCTCGATACGGGCGGGGTGGATATTGTGGCCGCCGCGGATGATCAGGTCCTTCTTGCGCCCGACGATCACGATGCAGCCGTTCTCGTCGATGATCCCGAGGTCGCCGCTCATGAACCAGCCATGGATGTTGAACGACGTTTCCGTGGCGACCTGGTTGCTGAAGTAGCCCAGCATCAGCAAGCCGCCGCGCCCGCCGATCTCACCGATCTCGCCCACTTCGGCCTCGACGTCCCAGTTGTCCTGCTTCCACAGGCGGACCTCATATCCGCGGCACGCGCGCCCGCATGTCGACACAATGGTGTCCGCGGTATCGGACGGGATGGTGTAGTTGTGCGAACCGTTCTCGGTCATGCCGTAGACGTTCTGCGGCGTCACGCCGAGCGTCAGGAACTTCTGCGCCACATCACGCGGGATTGCCGCGCCCGCCATGTAGAAGGTGCGGACTTCGCCGAGGGACGTCAGCTTGCGGTCGCGCACGGCCTGCAGAATGTCCATGGCGTGGGTCGGCACCCCCATCACATACGTGGCGCCGGTTTCCAGGATCCAATCGAGAGCATGCTTGCCGGCACGCAGGTTGGTCATGACCAGCTCCGCGCCTGCCACCAGCACTTGTTCCAGGGCCACGGTGGCAATGTGGTGGCTCATCGGGCTCAGCGTCAGAACCGTGGTATCGGCCGAGTGACCCCAGTCGTTGACCAGTGCGCGTCCGTTGGCCAGCAGCGTGTTGTCGCTGTGCATCACACCCTTGGGGAGGCCTGTGGTGCCAGACGTGAAGGCCAGATACACGATCTTGTCCGGGTTCAGGTCCGGCGTCGACAGTGCGGAGGGCGGCAGCTGATCCGGGAATGGATGGGCGTCGGCGGGCAGGGTGAAGTCGCCATTGGCCTGGCCGGGCATGGCAAACATGGCGGCGAGCGTCGGAATGTCGGCGGCGCGGCCGAAGATCGAGTTGTGGTCCGAATCGGCGCCGTAGCCGGGCATTGCGAACAGGGCCCGGCACTGGATGCGGTTCAGCAGCGTGCAGATCTCGTCGACGGTGTAGTTCTGGTGCAGTGACGGGCAACAGACGTAGCCATTGCGCGAGCAGGCCAGGAACACGATGGTTGCCTGTACCACGTTGGGCAGCCAGATGCCGACCCGGTCACCAGGTTTCAGGCCCTGCCTGTGCAGCGCCTCGGCTACGCTATCGACCCAGTCGACCACTTCGCGCCAGGTCAACCGGACATCCGCGTCGCGCAGGGCGGCCGACGTGGGGCGTTCCCGCGAATGGCGACGGGCGAGCGTGTAAAGGGTCTCCTGCTGCCAGATCCCCGACAGGTAGTAGTCCCGTGCATTCTGCGGATTGTGCAGCGTCAGGATGTTTTGCATGATCTTCACCCGGGCATCAATGGCCAAATTTGGAAGCATCCGGCTTGCGGCGTTCGGCAAACGCCGCCGCCAGTTCGTCGTGTTCGCTGGTGTCGAGATAACCGCGCAGCAGCAGGTCATGCGCCATGCGGGACAGCCCGCTGACACCGCCATGACGCGCGTTGAACGCGCTCTTCAGCGAGGCGAGCGCAAACGCGCCGCGCTCGGCCACCTCCAGCGCATATTCGCGCGTGGCTTCGGCCAGTTGCTCATCCGGGACGACGCGATTGATCAGCCCGATTTCCATGGCTTCGCGTGCCGTCATCTTGGGATTGCGATACCAGATGTCCTTGGCGCGCTTCTTTCCCACCAGGTCTTCCAGATACCAGGTGCCATAGCCCGCATCGAAGCTGCCGACCATCGGACCGACCTGGCGAAAGATGGCCGACTCCTTGGCAATGGTCAGGTCGCAGACCACCTGCAGCACGTTGCCGCCGCCGACGGCAAAGCCGTTCACCGAGGCGATGACCGGCTTCTGCAGGCGGTCGATGCTTTCGTACATCTCCAGCGTCGGCAGCACGCCCGCGTAGAGCGTGGTGTCCTGCATGCCGTCCTTGCGCCCGCCAGTGCAGAAGAACTTGTCGCCCGCGCCGGTGATCACGATGACGCGGGTGCGGGTTTCGCGGCGGATCGCGTTGATGCAGTCACGGATCTCGTGGCACATGGTCTCGGTGAACATGTTGCCGTCGTGGGGACGGTTCAGCGTGATCGTGCCGATGGGGCCGTCTTCCTTGTAGAGAATTTCGGTATAGGACATCGTGTCTCCTGTTTAGACGATTTCTGAGTCGATGAGGCCCGCGATGCATGTCGCGGACATGGAAAGTTCTTCCCTGAGAATGCGTTCGGTGTGCTCGCCCAGCGCCGGCGGCGGGTTGCGGAGCACGGCACTGGCGCCGTCGAAGCGGATGCCCAGGCCAACCTGCGGCACCAGGCCGGTAATGCCCTGGGTGGCGAAGAACATGCCGCTCTCGCGCAGCGGGATGTCGTCGGCCAGTTGGTCAATGCTGTTGATGGGGCCGGACGGGATGCGGTGTTGCGCAAACAGCGCAAGCCAGTGCTGGCGTGGTTGCGTCGCAAGGAGTTCGGCAATGGCCTGCACGATCGCCTGGCGCGCCTCGCGCCGGCGGGCGTTGGTCTCGAATCCCGGTTGCCGCGCGTAGTCCGGACGCCCGACCGCCGTCCAGAAGCGCTGCCAGATGGCGTCGTTGCCGAGTCCCAGCGTGATGGGGGAATCCGCGGTATCGAAGACCTGATAGATCGCGATCACGGAATCAGTCCCGCCCGAGCGGTTCGGCGCCTCGCCGGAACCCAGATAGGGCACGATCCGCGGCGCCATGAACCGCGCCATCGTCGCCACCATCGACACATCGATCTGCTTTCCGGCCCCCGTGCGTTCCCGTTCGAACAGCGCGGCCAGCGTGGCCATGGCAATGTCCTGGCCGGACAGCAGATCGGCGGCAGGGGTGCCGACCTTCTGGGGCGGGCGATCCGCCTCGCCGGTCAGGTGCATGACTCCTGAGTAGCCCTCTGCGATGAGGTCGTAGCATGGCAGGTCGGCGCGTTCGCCCTCGAGCCCGAACCCGGTCACGGACACATGGATCAGCCTGCCGTTGATGGCCTTGAGCGTCGTGTAATCGAGGCCGAGCTTTTCCTGCACACGCTGGGCGGTGTTGAGGACGACGACGTCGGCATGGCGCACCAGTTCATGCGCCACCCGCTGGCCCTCCGGGCGTGTGAGGTCGATGGTCATGCTCTGCTTGTTGCGGTTCATGCTCAGGAACCACAGGGACTCACCGTCCAGGAACGGCGGCCCCCAGCTGCGTGTATCGTCGCCGCCATGGCGCTTTTCCACCTTGACGACCTCGGCCCCCAGGTCGGCGAGCAGGAGCGTGCCATAAGGGCCAGCCACCGAGGTGGTGAAGTCGAGCACGCGAATACCCCGCAGGCAGGAAAGGCCTGCGCCGGGTGTCTGGAACGGGAGTGTCTTCAGTGTGTCCATTTCAGGTCGGATCTACGCAAGTGACCGACATACTGCAAAGCGTGTGCCAACACATGGCGCGAAATTTGCGGCTACGCGAGTGATTGCCTGGGGGCTTAGGCACTGCCTGCGTTAGCGGCCTTGCGGGCGGATCGGAAGGCCGACGAACCGGGGGGAAACTGCTTAGAATGAGACTGTCTTTGCAGTGTCCTTGCCTGCCATCGAGAAGGCAATTGTGTAGTCGCCGAATACACAGCGTTCCGTAAAACAGACGAACCGTGGTGGAGACATGAAACGAGAATCAGAGGGCGTCCTCGTACTCGATGCCGAGGGCAACACAACATTCGCCAGCGGACTCGGCAGGGATTCGCTGGTCGCCAAGTCGCTGGGCCGGCTCTGGCAGAACCGCGACCGCGTGCCGCTCAGGCGGATGTCGGCCATGGCCGACCTGGAGCGCCCACTGACGGTCGCGGCGATCCCGACGCGCGATTCAGTGTGCTTCCTGATCTTTGCCGTGCAGGAAGGCGATGAGCTGAGCGAGTTCCTGGCAAGCGTGGATGCGGCGCCGGACATCCTCAGGCATTTCATTACCGATCCCTACAAGGCGATGGTCGTGGTGGATACGTCGGCGCGCATCACTTACATGAGCCCGGTCCATGAGCGCTTTTTCGGCCTCAAGCATGGCGAGGCGATCGGGCGGGATGTGACATCGGTGATCGAGAACACGAAGCTGCAGGAGGTGGTAGCGACCGGCAAGGGGCAGGTGGCCCAGTTGCAGGAGATGAACGGCGTGACGCGCGTGGTGTCGCGGCTGCCGATCTTCGATCGCAACAAGCGCGTCGTGGCAGCCATCGGGCAGGTGATGTTCAAGGGGCCCGAGGCCATGCGCGAACTCACCGTGGAGCTTGCCAAGGTCAAGCAGGAACTCGATTTCTATCGCCGGGAGTTGTCCGGGATCCGCAACCGGAGCTACGGCCTGGATCAGATCGTGGGCAGCAGCGATGCCGTGCGACGGCTGAAGGAGGACATCCTGCGCGTGGCGCCATTGGATGTGCCGGTATTGCTGGCGGGCGAGAGCGGGACCGGCAAGGAGATGGTGGCGCACGCGATCCATATGCTAAGCCCGCGCAGCGACAAGCCGTTAGTGCTGGTGAACTCGGCGGCGATGCCGCCCAACCTGGTCGAGAGCGAACTGTTTGGCTATGAGCCCGGCGCTTTCACCGGCGCGGACCGAAAAGGCCGCAAGGGCAAGTTCGAGGCCGCCGATACCGGCACGCTGTTTCTCGATGAAATCGGCGACATGCC
Proteins encoded in this region:
- a CDS encoding sigma-54 interaction domain-containing protein: MKRESEGVLVLDAEGNTTFASGLGRDSLVAKSLGRLWQNRDRVPLRRMSAMADLERPLTVAAIPTRDSVCFLIFAVQEGDELSEFLASVDAAPDILRHFITDPYKAMVVVDTSARITYMSPVHERFFGLKHGEAIGRDVTSVIENTKLQEVVATGKGQVAQLQEMNGVTRVVSRLPIFDRNKRVVAAIGQVMFKGPEAMRELTVELAKVKQELDFYRRELSGIRNRSYGLDQIVGSSDAVRRLKEDILRVAPLDVPVLLAGESGTGKEMVAHAIHMLSPRSDKPLVLVNSAAMPPNLVESELFGYEPGAFTGADRKGRKGKFEAADTGTLFLDEIGDMPIDMQVKLLRVLQDGQFERVGGDRARHSDFRLISASNRDFKAMIANSSFRLDLFYRISAVTLRLPALRDRLEDIPELADTFLEAFAIRHGAPKKSIAESAIRFLQSRAWPGNIRQLQHAIERAAIFCDGPVLSVAEFGSMEGAEQTLAWRQSGAPAGAAEKSRQPDIREAKERLESALILEAMRRTGGNKKRVAEELGISRSYLYKRLSMMEEEKSEVPAPR